In Primulina eburnea isolate SZY01 chromosome 3, ASM2296580v1, whole genome shotgun sequence, one DNA window encodes the following:
- the LOC140827571 gene encoding protein PLASTID MOVEMENT IMPAIRED 1 translates to MAADYPARRNSNTQILQELEELSESMYQSHSSNTARRTASLALPRSAVPTTDSTGTEKNEVKIINPKPRTRRMSLSPWRSRPKIDEETEQTEPSERSAPKEGISKWTDDQPAATSEKKGIWNWKPMRALSHIGMQKLSCLFSVEVVAVQGLPASMNGLRMAVCVRKKETKEGAVQTMPSRVTQGVADFEETLFMRCHVYFTPGSGTQMKFEPRPFLIYVLAVDADELDFGKSTVDLSNMIQDSVEKSLEGTRVKQWDSTLNLSGKAKGGALVLKLGFQIMEKDGGLGIYSQPEGQGQKPRKSRTYSPSIARKQSKSSFSIPSPRMSSRAEAWTPSQTIEAADLQGIDELNLDEPAPRTPPSISLPVKKSEIPETKMDDNDLIDFDVEDKGVEIQDKDREEDEQSEENSDKVSFSSEVVKEVVQVQDQPHITRLAELDAIAQQIKALESMMGGEKPIKRDEEIMIEPLDADEDKVTREFLQMLEDADDDMKVNHDETRLLKLEKYENTEEMDSEAFLPDLGKGLGCVVQTRNGGYLAAMNPLDTAVARKDAPKLAMQISKPLVLQSSKTGFELFQKMAAIGLEELTSEILSLMPLDELKGKTAEQIAFEGIASHIIQGRNKEGASSSAARSLAALKSIGTALNSGRKEKILTGIWTVSEEPLTVDEILAFSMQKIENMTVEGLKIQADIAEEDAPFDVSPLDAKTSAADGKVFTHLLESAIPIEDWIKQKNVKGSDDDAPTITMFVVVQLRDPVRQYEAVGGPMIALIHAPCISKPSYSYEENKYKVTSLQVGGIKMRTSGSKNMWDDEKQRLTSLQWIVAYGLGKAGKKAKQFASKGPDILWSISSRVMADMWLKPIRNPDVKFTK, encoded by the coding sequence ATGGCAGCTGATTACCCTGCAAGAAGAAATTCAAACACGCAGATTCTACAAGAACTCGAGGAACTTAGTGAGTCGATGTACCAATCACACTCTTCAAATACTGCCCGAAGAACTGCCTCTCTTGCTCTCCCAAGAAGTGCAGTTCCCACCACTGATTCGACCGGGACTGAGAAAAACGAGGTGAAGATCATCAACCCGAAGCCTAGAACAAGGCGCATGTCCTTGTCTCCGTGGCGATCTAGGCCGAAGATAGACGAAGAAACCGAGCAGACAGAACCAAGCGAAAGGTCAGCTCCGAAAGAAGGTATAAGCAAGTGGACTGATGACCAACCAGCTGCTACATCAGAAAAAAAAGGGATTTGGAATTGGAAGCCGATGCGCGCCCTGTCACACATCGGCATGCAGAAGCTTAGCTGCTTGTTCTCTGTCGAAGTTGTCGCTGTTCAGGGCCTTCCAGCTTCCATGAATGGTCTTCGAATGGCAGTTTGTGTTAGAAAGAAGGAAACCAAGGAGGGAGCCGTGCAGACTATGCCATCCAGGGTGACACAGGGAGTTGCTGATTTTGAAGAGACTCTATTCATGAGGTGCCATGTTTATTTCACCCCTGGTAGTGGAACGCAGATGAAATTCGAGCCGCGGCCATTTCTTATCTATGTACTGGCCGTTGATGCTGACGAGCTTGATTTCGGGAAAAGCACAGTGGATTTGAGTAATATGATTCAGGACTCTGTGGAGAAGAGCCTTGAAGGGACTCGGGTCAAGCAATGGGACAGTACTCTAAATCTGTCTGGTAAAGCCAAGGGCGGTGCACTTGTTCTAAAACTAGGATTCCAGATCATGGAGAAAGATGGAGGCCTTGGGATATATAGTCAGCCGGAGGGGCAGGGACAGAAGCCCAGGAAAAGCAGAACATATTCACCCTCTATTGCCCGGAAACAGTCGAAGTCATCATTTAGTATTCCGAGTCCAAGAATGTCGAGTCGAGCTGAAGCATGGACGCCGTCACAGACTATAGAGGCTGCAGATCTACAAGGGATTGATGAACTGAATCTTGATGAACCAGCTCCTCGTACGCCTCCTTCAATTTCTCTTCCGGTAAAAAAGTCCGAGATACCAGAGACGAAGATGGATGATAATGATCTAATTGACTTTGATGTTGAGGATAAAGGAGTAGAAATTCAAGATAAAGATAGAGAGGAAGACGAGCAATCTGAAGAAAATTCGGACAAAGTATCTTTCTCAAGTGAGGTAGTGAAGGAAGTTGTGCAAGTTCAGGATCAGCCTCACATCACAAGGTTGGCGGAGCTAGATGCGATTGCTCAGCAAATAAAGGCTCTTGAATCTATGATGGGGGGAGAGAAACCAATCAAAAGAGATGAAGAAATCATGATAGAACCGTTAGATGCAGATGAAGATAAAGTAACAAGAGAGTTTCTTCAGATGCTCGAGGATGCAGATGATGATATGAAGGTTAATCATGACGAAACCCGTTTGCTGAAGCTCGAAAAGTATGAAAATACAGAAGAGATGGATTCTGAGGCTTTTCTTCCTGATCTTGGGAAGGGATTGGGATGCGTGGTGCAAACAAGGAATGGAGGCTACTTGGCAGCAATGAATCCTTTAGATACAGCAGTGGCAAGAAAAGACGCACCAAAACTCGCAATGCAGATATCAAAGCCACTGGTTCTTCAATCAAGCAAGACTGGATTCGAGTTATTTCAGAAGATGGCAGCAATTGGTCTTGAAGAATTGACCTCTGAGATCTTATCATTGATGCCTTTGGATGAGCTCAAAGGTAAAACAGCAGAGCAGATAGCATTTGAAGGAATTGCTTCGCATATTATACAAGGAAGGAACAAAGAAGGTGCCAGTTCAAGTGCTGCTCGAAGCCTTGCTGCTCTCAAATCCATAGGAACTGCATTGAATAGCGGCAGAAAAGAAAAGATTTTAACTGGAATATGGACTGTCAGTGAAGAACCATTAACGGTCGATGAGATTTTGGCCTTTTCAATGCAGAAGATTGAGAATATGACAGTTGAAGGTCTAAAAATTCAGGCAGATATTGCTGAAGAAGATGCTCCATTTGATGTCTCCCCTCTCGATGCAAAAACCTCTGCAGCTGATGGAAAAGTGTTCACTCACTTGTTGGAATCTGCAATTCCAATTGAGGACTGGATAAAACAGAAAAATGTAAAAGGTTCTGATGATGATGCACCGACCATAACAATGTTTGTGGTAGTCCAACTACGGGACCCAGTGAGGCAGTATGAGGCAGTAGGAGGTCCTATGATAGCACTGATTCACGCACCATGTATATCCAAACCATCTTACAGTTACGAGGAGAACAAGTACAAAGTGACGAGTTTGCAAGTTGGAGGCATAAAAATGAGAACATCAGGAAGCAAAAATATGTGGGACGATGAGAAGCAACGGCTTACTTCACTGCAGTGGATTGTAGCATATGGTTTGGGGAAGGCGGGAAAGAAGGCAAAACAATTTGCATCAAAGGGACCGGATATTCTGTGGAGCATTTCGTCACGTGTGATGGCTGATATGTGGCTCAAACCAATAAGAAACCCTGATGTCAAATTCACCAAGTGA